The Nymphaea colorata isolate Beijing-Zhang1983 chromosome 11, ASM883128v2, whole genome shotgun sequence genome includes the window GTTTTTTCTGCTTTTAGAACATGGAGGACACAGGGAGAGCAGCCGCTGAGGTTTTCTGTTTTCAAGCTGTTCAAATATTAAATTCAGAAAGGAATGAGCAGGATCTGTTCTCTTCTCCCTCGGGTATTGTTCACCTGGGATTCCTTCGTCCGGCTGCATTCTTCGAGGTGGACTGtcgttaaaaaacaaaaaagaatggAATCCTCTTCCTCTCCACCTCTTTCTGGGTTTTTGTTCAGTTAGATTTCTTCTGCCGAACAATTTGTTCAGTTGGATTTTATCTGCCAAGTGCCAACCATATTGTTCGGTTGGATTTCGTGCCCAACTATTATTTTATCtctacaaaataaagaaatatatatgtatatactttCACCAAAttcaactcaagcttgactcaatAGAAGGGATTTTGAGCTCATTTACCacgatttcttctttccttggttttaagttagaaattataaaagaaataaaatctaAATCAAACGAGAGTTTTCAATGTAATCGAGATTTAGGTCAAGCTtgaattgattatatatatatatatatatatatatatataaagaaccGTTCCATATATATTTTGGTGATCACATTTTCATcctagtctttttttttctcaaaacatgtTTGAgctacaaaaggaaaaagaaatgaaaactttctctctcaattaaCGCACACTTACAGAGACGTGTCATAGAGGTATCATTGGCTTGTTCATGTGGGTAGGCAAAGGGGACCCCGTTTGATCACAAGGCCATTTTGGTGTCAATAGTGGCAGCCCTTCGTCCCCACACGAGAACAGATCACCTTGTTTTCCCTGATTCCTATCTGGAAGGAGTGACGACTCAGTCCCACAATGCCAGTCCTTTTGTCTGTTTACGAATGTTCAACGATTCCTTCTAAGAGACGTCTTTAacctcatcttcttcttcttctagtacctctctctctctctctctctctctctctctctctctctctctgttcagCCAACCTCCCCCCTCGCATGCTAGCAGACAATACAGCAAATAGAGCAgcggaagaagaaaaataattaagaaaaagatGGTGATTATAACGTCGTCGCAACTTGGCATGGGCTCCTCAGAATGGCCACAGGTACTACACATTCAGTCCATTCTATTCTCTCCCTTCATCCAACTCCCCATCAATAATTTCAACATCCAtcctttctcttgttttctagCCCTTGGAAGAGAATATATGCTACCTTCCTTCCTTCCACACCACCCCCTTCTCTTTATGTTTCTCCTCcgtgtttttttccttctgctCCTTATCTTCTCGAATTTATATCGTCACccagttcttcttcttctcttttgcaGATCCAAGAGGGAAGCACCTTGATGGCACCGTCGTCTTCTTCTAGGCTTATGGAGCAGGCAGGCGGCCTTAAGAACCCCACTGATCCGGCTATCAAGTGCCCCAGATGTGACTCCTCAAACACCAAGTTCTGTTACTACAACAATTATAGCCTCTCGCAGCCAAGGCACTTCTGCAAGACATGCAAGCGCTATTGGACCAGAGGGGGCACACTGAGGAACGTTCCTGTGGGTGGTGGCTGTAGGAAGAACAAGCGGGTAAAGAAGATCAACGTCAGCCATGATCATGGCCTCCCTTCTTCTCATCTGGAACAAACAGGTGCACCAGCAAACACGGTGTCCTCATCTCAATCAACCCTACCCCCTTCTTCCTCAGCCGCCGCCACTACTGCAACTACTTCCGCCACCATCACCACCAACCTCCAAAGCTCAATTTTTATCAATCCTGAACTCAGTGTCAACAGCTCGCTTCTGTGCTCTCTGAAATCGTTGCTCCCTTCTGGTTTAGGCTTCTCAACAAAGGAGAACTCTCCCGAATGCAGTTTATTACCTGCAGGTCAGACCGGGATGAACAACACGGTACTCCAGTTACCTGCAGCAGCTTCCCTCTTTTCAGTCACAACATTTCCACATCTGGGTAATTCTCTGGAACTCTTGAATGGTCACGTTTCAAATGATACGATATCAGAGGCTGAGTGGCGGCAGGTTCAGCAGCAGAACTTTTTCCTGCCATTAGAAGAGTTGGGCACTGCCGGTGCTCAACCAAAGATGACTGAAGGGACTCTGAGAAACATGGGGGTGAAGATTGAGAAGGAGAGTAACAGGATGCGTCAGCTGGACTGGCAGGAGTCGAATCATAGCATGTTTGAGACAAGCAATAATAGTGATCCATCTCTATATTGGAATACAAGTCTTGGGCCATGGCCTGATGTCCCAAATTATGGCTCATCCTCAATTGCTTCTTTCATGTAATGAAGAGAAAGCAACACACCTGAGAAATATTGGGAACCTATGCAACACCTTCCTGGTCTGgatttctcttctctctctctcttctcttgcgtcttttttttttccctttctgtgg containing:
- the LOC116265000 gene encoding dof zinc finger protein DOF1.4-like, translating into MVIITSSQLGMGSSEWPQIQEGSTLMAPSSSSRLMEQAGGLKNPTDPAIKCPRCDSSNTKFCYYNNYSLSQPRHFCKTCKRYWTRGGTLRNVPVGGGCRKNKRVKKINVSHDHGLPSSHLEQTGAPANTVSSSQSTLPPSSSAAATTATTSATITTNLQSSIFINPELSVNSSLLCSLKSLLPSGLGFSTKENSPECSLLPAGQTGMNNTVLQLPAAASLFSVTTFPHLGNSLELLNGHVSNDTISEAEWRQVQQQNFFLPLEELGTAGAQPKMTEGTLRNMGVKIEKESNRMRQLDWQESNHSMFETSNNSDPSLYWNTSLGPWPDVPNYGSSSIASFM